The Bacteroidota bacterium genome includes a region encoding these proteins:
- the hslU gene encoding ATP-dependent protease ATPase subunit HslU, with protein sequence MHEELTPRQIVAELDKYIIGQTDAKKSVAIALRNRWRRMNAPEEMRDEIMPNNIVMIGPTGVGKTEIARRLARLAGAPFIKVEATKFTEVGYVGRDVDSIIRDLADFAVGMIKEEQAEGVQERARQQAEERVLDVLIPPSEPRKEKAGTLLNGPGFVIRPQEDVDEPASEDDLRERTRERFRTMLREGKLSEREVEIDVASEGTPTLQMFGPMGMEEMGINIQEMFGNLGGGKKKKKRRMTVDEAIEALAVEEAQKLIDMDAVQKEAIERVQQAGIVFIDEIDKVAGGSRQAGGPDVSREGVQRDLLPIVEGSNVMTKYGMVKTDHVLFIASGAFHVSKPSDLIPELQGRFPIRVELDNLTESDFYKILTIPQNALLKQYQALLASEGVEIEFTEDAVREVARIAAQVNAEVENIGARRLHTILTTLLEEILFAVPEEEQDDKVVVDEAYVRDRLQSVAENRDLSQYIL encoded by the coding sequence ATGCACGAAGAACTCACCCCGCGCCAGATCGTCGCGGAACTCGACAAGTACATCATCGGGCAGACCGACGCCAAGAAGAGCGTCGCGATCGCGCTCCGCAACCGGTGGCGCCGCATGAACGCGCCCGAGGAGATGCGCGACGAGATCATGCCCAACAACATCGTCATGATCGGCCCGACGGGCGTGGGCAAGACCGAGATCGCCCGCCGCCTCGCCCGCCTCGCCGGCGCGCCGTTCATCAAGGTCGAGGCCACGAAGTTCACCGAGGTCGGCTACGTCGGGCGCGACGTGGACTCGATCATCCGCGACCTCGCCGACTTCGCGGTCGGAATGATCAAGGAGGAGCAGGCCGAGGGCGTGCAGGAGCGGGCCCGCCAGCAGGCCGAGGAGCGCGTGCTCGACGTGCTGATCCCGCCCTCGGAGCCGCGCAAAGAGAAGGCCGGCACCCTCCTCAACGGCCCCGGCTTCGTCATCCGCCCGCAGGAGGACGTCGACGAGCCCGCCAGCGAGGACGACCTCCGCGAGCGCACGCGCGAGCGCTTCCGCACCATGCTCCGCGAGGGCAAGCTCAGCGAGCGCGAGGTCGAGATCGACGTGGCGAGCGAGGGCACGCCGACGCTCCAGATGTTCGGGCCGATGGGGATGGAGGAGATGGGGATCAACATCCAGGAGATGTTCGGCAACCTCGGCGGCGGCAAGAAAAAGAAGAAGCGCCGGATGACGGTCGACGAGGCCATCGAGGCCCTCGCGGTCGAGGAGGCGCAGAAGCTGATCGACATGGACGCCGTCCAGAAAGAGGCCATCGAGCGCGTCCAGCAGGCCGGGATTGTGTTCATCGACGAGATCGACAAGGTCGCCGGCGGCTCGCGCCAGGCCGGCGGGCCGGACGTCTCGCGCGAGGGCGTCCAGCGCGACCTCCTGCCGATCGTCGAGGGCTCGAACGTGATGACGAAGTACGGCATGGTCAAGACCGACCACGTCCTCTTCATCGCCTCCGGCGCGTTCCACGTCTCCAAGCCCAGCGACCTCATCCCCGAACTCCAGGGCCGCTTCCCGATCCGCGTCGAACTCGACAACCTCACCGAGAGCGACTTCTACAAGATTCTCACGATCCCGCAGAACGCGCTCCTCAAGCAGTACCAGGCCCTCCTGGCCTCCGAAGGCGTCGAGATCGAGTTCACCGAGGACGCCGTGCGCGAGGTTGCCCGGATCGCGGCCCAGGTCAACGCGGAGGTCGAGAACATCGGGGCCCGCCGGCTCCACACGATCCTGACGACGCTCCTCGAAGAGATCCTGTTCGCCGTCCCCGAAGAAGAGCAGGACGACAAGGTCGTGGTCGACGAGGCCTACGTCCGCGACCGGCTCCAGTCCGTCGCCGAGAACCGCGACCTGAGCCAATATATTTTGTGA
- a CDS encoding contact-dependent growth inhibition system immunity protein encodes MSETIEQLEGQVWNEPDDQWSQLILTCHELRKKPIDQFSVEDLRVMIEQNVGTEHLMPRALEMLERDPLVWDYHYPGELLHSVMHLPSSYWEIHPKHLKRALSIAELTLQRLEETWTTRREEARRLYGAELDEMGCREYPEGDLHHWAQGFISSHQAKLPGGYD; translated from the coding sequence ATGAGCGAAACCATAGAACAACTGGAAGGGCAAGTGTGGAATGAGCCTGACGACCAATGGTCGCAACTCATTCTCACTTGCCACGAGCTACGCAAGAAGCCGATAGATCAGTTCAGCGTTGAAGACCTGCGCGTGATGATTGAGCAGAATGTCGGCACCGAGCACCTCATGCCGCGCGCGCTGGAGATGCTGGAGCGCGACCCGCTCGTCTGGGACTACCACTATCCAGGGGAGCTATTGCACAGTGTGATGCACCTTCCGTCATCGTACTGGGAGATTCATCCCAAGCACCTGAAGCGAGCACTGTCAATTGCTGAACTCACGCTGCAGCGACTGGAAGAGACTTGGACGACGCGGCGAGAAGAAGCGCGTAGGCTCTACGGAGCCGAGTTAGACGAGATGGGATGCCGGGAATATCCGGAGGGCGATCTGCATCATTGGGCACAAGGATTCATTTCAAGCCATCAAGCTAAGCTGCCTGGCGGCTATGACTGA
- the radC gene encoding DNA repair protein RadC, with product MHDVVNPAAEPDIQYHLPINQWDAAERPREKLMARGAAALSDAELIALIFGNGTRTKEGSLSAVQLGQALLQTYGSLATLSKKDRKLLQRVVGIGPAKAVQLMAAFEIGRRVEAQGDGERVQVCSPADVAAAYGPKLRDLKREVFVIVLLNTANVITGDFTVSEGGLAASIVEPRAVFQRAVVENAAAIVCLHNHPSGNPEPSREDVQITKQLVEAGKLMGIPVHDHLIIAGRGYTSLAERGLM from the coding sequence ATGCACGACGTCGTCAACCCCGCCGCTGAGCCGGACATCCAGTACCACCTCCCGATCAACCAGTGGGACGCCGCCGAGCGGCCCCGCGAGAAGCTCATGGCGCGCGGCGCGGCGGCGCTCTCCGACGCCGAGCTGATCGCGCTCATCTTCGGCAACGGGACGCGGACCAAAGAGGGTAGCTTGTCGGCGGTCCAGCTCGGGCAGGCGCTGCTCCAGACCTACGGCTCGCTCGCCACGCTGTCGAAGAAAGACCGGAAGCTCTTGCAGCGCGTCGTCGGGATCGGCCCGGCGAAGGCGGTGCAGCTTATGGCCGCGTTCGAGATCGGCCGGCGCGTCGAGGCGCAGGGCGACGGCGAGCGCGTCCAGGTCTGCTCGCCCGCTGACGTGGCGGCAGCCTACGGCCCGAAGCTGCGCGACCTGAAACGCGAGGTCTTCGTCATCGTGCTGCTCAACACGGCCAACGTCATCACCGGCGACTTCACCGTCTCCGAGGGCGGTCTCGCCGCCAGCATCGTCGAGCCGCGCGCCGTCTTCCAGCGGGCCGTCGTCGAGAACGCTGCGGCTATCGTGTGCCTCCACAACCACCCCTCCGGCAACCCCGAGCCGAGCCGGGAAGACGTGCAGATCACGAAGCAGCTCGTCGAGGCCGGCAAGCTGATGGGCATCCCTGTCCACGACCACCTCATCATCGCCGGGCGCGGCTACACGTCGCTGGCGGAGCGGGGGCTGATGTAG
- a CDS encoding GNAT family N-acetyltransferase, whose protein sequence is MRSAWEALLARSPQASVFSHLALGEHVGRAFGLRPRVAGAWEGDVLRAGVLLYEKRRGPYCAAAIPPLVPRVSPLLDRPPREADTHYRRSPLQALLGCVAERFHQASLAAHPSLVDARPFQWGGWHVTPAYTYARDLRPGEEVTAAWSSTTRHAWQNHREAFEVAEGVDGLDEVLALVEASHERQQQPLSVPSAAMRSLLARLAESGLARLFVARRDGDAEAGVAVLSDGRAAHYWLAGSRPGPAMTVLVAAVLTRLRDEGVAYFDFAGANTPSIAEFKRKFGCRLVPYVRARRVSRPELRLLDALRRRSF, encoded by the coding sequence ATGCGCTCGGCGTGGGAGGCGCTGCTGGCCCGGAGTCCACAGGCGTCGGTGTTCTCGCACCTCGCGCTCGGCGAGCACGTCGGGCGCGCCTTCGGACTGAGGCCGCGCGTAGCAGGCGCGTGGGAGGGCGACGTGCTCCGCGCGGGCGTCCTGCTCTACGAGAAGCGCCGAGGGCCGTACTGCGCCGCCGCGATCCCGCCGCTCGTGCCGCGCGTCTCGCCGCTTCTCGACCGCCCGCCGCGTGAGGCCGACACTCACTACCGACGCTCGCCGCTCCAGGCGCTCCTCGGGTGCGTGGCGGAACGCTTTCACCAGGCGAGCCTCGCCGCGCACCCGTCGCTCGTGGACGCGCGCCCGTTCCAGTGGGGCGGGTGGCACGTCACGCCCGCCTACACCTACGCGCGCGACCTCCGGCCCGGCGAAGAGGTCACGGCGGCGTGGTCCTCGACCACCCGGCACGCCTGGCAGAACCACCGCGAGGCGTTCGAGGTCGCCGAGGGCGTGGACGGCCTGGACGAAGTGCTGGCGCTTGTCGAGGCGTCGCACGAGCGGCAGCAGCAGCCGCTCAGCGTGCCGTCTGCTGCGATGCGAAGCCTCCTGGCCAGACTGGCCGAGTCCGGGCTCGCGCGCCTCTTCGTCGCCCGGCGCGACGGGGACGCCGAGGCGGGCGTCGCCGTGCTCTCGGACGGGCGGGCGGCACACTACTGGCTTGCCGGCAGCCGGCCCGGACCGGCCATGACCGTCCTCGTCGCCGCCGTCCTGACCCGGCTCCGGGACGAGGGCGTAGCGTATTTTGACTTCGCCGGGGCCAACACGCCCTCGATCGCTGAGTTCAAGCGCAAGTTCGGCTGCCGCCTCGTGCCCTACGTCCGCGCCCGCCGCGTGTCGCGCCCCGAGCTTCGCCTGCTGGACGCCCTCCGCCGGAGGAGTTTCTAG
- a CDS encoding DUF6798 domain-containing protein: protein MVAEPVRCVALVARCGGIWLLARLAGRLQPLTLAVLSKISTPSKNWKPETASLPLWLALLTLVGAFLRFGYVYGTGDQDELIPSVLHLLDGALFTQDWLVQTVTSGVNVRTYFLWLTALPSLALPVWLTSAVLWGGVMVALAYGVYGLAWEVTRSRLGAALAVPVALAVAVKWTLGANALVSNAHVPESVAWALIVPAVTVFLQRRWVRAGLLLGVAAWLHLLAAAQVALVLGVVGLAQAVAAVELDGRQLRADFVALLAFGGVFLLAALPALGPVVLDQLTPSGGLAEAAPPFYIHAQFRNPFHHLFSSFEVAHHLRFWPLVALGLASGVGLDRRGALRHGRALAVGGSLVAALCALAVVFVEVVPVTLVAKLQFFKLTVLVNLLCSVLIAAALVHLLPAPLRRTGRWLLEQRRAGLALALGFAFVVGVLAVQGVGRPGALLVPVRHLASPLGEAEQWARAETPPDALFAVPPSVSSFRSFAHRAVVANYAGFVFADRDMQVWFRRLMDLAPISPPETGIGVKPVLDAAYARHEPEAWRRLQSGYGIDYILMPQEAAALPFRVAFENEGWLVYRLPEATS, encoded by the coding sequence GTGGTCGCTGAACCCGTCCGCTGCGTTGCGCTCGTCGCCCGATGCGGGGGCATCTGGCTTCTCGCGCGCCTTGCGGGCCGTCTCCAGCCCCTCACGCTCGCCGTCCTCTCGAAAATCTCAACGCCCTCTAAAAACTGGAAACCAGAAACGGCATCGCTGCCGCTCTGGCTTGCCCTGCTTACGCTCGTCGGGGCCTTCCTCCGGTTCGGCTACGTCTACGGCACCGGCGACCAGGACGAGCTGATCCCATCGGTGCTGCACCTGCTCGACGGGGCGCTGTTCACGCAGGACTGGCTCGTGCAGACGGTCACCTCGGGCGTGAACGTGCGGACGTACTTCCTCTGGCTGACGGCGCTGCCGAGCCTCGCGCTGCCGGTGTGGCTCACGTCGGCAGTGCTGTGGGGCGGGGTGATGGTCGCGCTCGCGTACGGCGTCTACGGGCTAGCGTGGGAGGTGACGCGGAGCCGGCTCGGGGCGGCGCTCGCGGTGCCGGTGGCGCTCGCCGTGGCGGTGAAATGGACGCTCGGGGCAAACGCGCTCGTCTCGAACGCGCACGTCCCGGAGAGCGTGGCGTGGGCGCTCATCGTGCCTGCCGTGACCGTCTTCCTCCAGCGGCGATGGGTGCGCGCCGGGCTGCTGCTCGGGGTCGCGGCGTGGCTCCACCTCCTCGCGGCGGCGCAGGTCGCGCTCGTCCTCGGCGTGGTCGGGCTGGCGCAGGCCGTGGCGGCGGTCGAACTCGACGGGCGGCAACTGCGGGCTGATTTTGTAGCCCTGCTCGCCTTCGGCGGCGTCTTCTTGCTCGCGGCGCTGCCGGCGCTGGGGCCGGTCGTGCTGGACCAGCTCACACCCTCGGGTGGACTCGCCGAGGCGGCACCGCCATTCTACATCCACGCCCAGTTCCGCAACCCCTTCCACCACCTGTTCTCTTCGTTCGAGGTGGCGCACCACCTGCGGTTCTGGCCTCTCGTCGCACTCGGACTGGCGTCGGGGGTAGGGCTGGACCGGCGGGGCGCGCTGCGGCACGGGCGAGCACTGGCAGTCGGTGGATCACTTGTCGCAGCGCTCTGCGCCCTCGCCGTGGTGTTCGTGGAAGTCGTCCCGGTGACACTCGTGGCGAAGCTGCAGTTTTTCAAGCTGACGGTGCTCGTGAACCTCCTGTGCTCAGTCCTGATCGCGGCGGCGCTCGTCCACCTCCTGCCCGCGCCGTTGCGCCGAACCGGGCGGTGGCTGCTGGAGCAGCGCCGAGCCGGGCTGGCCCTCGCGCTCGGGTTCGCGTTCGTCGTCGGGGTGCTCGCCGTGCAGGGTGTAGGACGGCCGGGGGCCCTGCTCGTCCCGGTGCGCCACCTCGCCTCGCCGCTCGGCGAGGCCGAGCAGTGGGCGCGGGCCGAGACGCCGCCTGACGCCCTCTTCGCGGTCCCGCCGTCGGTGAGTTCGTTCCGGTCCTTCGCCCACCGCGCGGTCGTGGCGAACTACGCTGGGTTCGTGTTTGCGGACCGGGACATGCAGGTCTGGTTTCGGCGGCTGATGGACCTCGCCCCGATCTCGCCGCCGGAGACCGGGATTGGCGTCAAGCCCGTGCTCGACGCGGCCTACGCGCGCCATGAGCCGGAGGCGTGGCGGCGCTTGCAGTCGGGCTACGGTATCGACTACATCCTCATGCCGCAGGAGGCGGCGGCGCTGCCGTTCCGGGTCGCGTTCGAGAACGAGGGCTGGTTGGTCTACCGGCTGCCGGAGGCGACCTCGTGA
- a CDS encoding asparagine synthase-related protein, producing MRLHLSEGGARPWHRAGAVWARGVAFAPDGALLIGAALADHLDGAGEDFAGRVAALDGTFAAVRTGEVAVAAVDRVRSMPLFYGRGAEGTWHLSDDARHVADRTGAQLDDPLAVAEFMLASATSGPSTLSTSVRQVQAGEAVTLGAGGATGTRYYRYGVAPLFDAPEEDLVEEGARLFDRAFERFLVSVQGQPIVVPLSAGLDSRLIAAMCVRGGRTDALCFSYGRRRSFEAQASRRVADALGLRWTFVPYANRAWHRWFASAGFQQFRRAATGLTAIEHEQDWPAVLALRERGLPEDAAFVPGHSGDFISGAFYAASPADFERDPVEWLWRRYYAEWPSQGLAPQVVAGLRDRIAERIEDAASPLEAFSKFGWQERQAKMIVNSIRVYEHHGFDWRLPLWLSGDVLDFWSRVPVELRRGRALYRRVVRRLVGDAVYDLPSTLRREPPLTGKLRRLTDRDAGRYGIWLGPRPLAAALRTRVEDLVADHTRAHPVVGPVVDAVVRPLARRPVPWATINGLLALSELNDLTREGSTLYLGRSGV from the coding sequence ATGAGGCTCCACCTCTCCGAGGGCGGAGCGCGACCGTGGCACCGGGCCGGAGCCGTCTGGGCACGCGGCGTCGCGTTCGCCCCGGACGGGGCGCTGCTCATCGGCGCTGCACTGGCCGATCATCTCGACGGTGCGGGAGAGGACTTCGCAGGACGGGTCGCTGCGCTCGACGGCACCTTTGCCGCCGTACGCACGGGCGAGGTCGCGGTAGCCGCCGTGGACCGCGTCCGCTCGATGCCGCTGTTCTACGGACGCGGTGCAGAGGGCACATGGCACCTCAGCGATGATGCTCGCCACGTCGCCGACCGGACCGGCGCACAGCTCGACGATCCGCTCGCGGTCGCCGAGTTCATGCTGGCGAGCGCTACCAGCGGTCCGAGCACACTCTCGACCTCGGTCCGGCAGGTCCAGGCGGGCGAGGCGGTGACGCTCGGCGCGGGCGGGGCGACGGGCACGCGCTACTACCGCTACGGCGTAGCACCGCTCTTCGACGCTCCCGAGGAGGACCTGGTCGAGGAAGGGGCGCGCCTGTTCGATCGGGCCTTCGAGCGCTTCCTAGTATCGGTGCAGGGACAGCCCATCGTCGTGCCGCTCAGCGCAGGGCTCGACTCGCGCCTGATCGCGGCGATGTGCGTGCGCGGCGGGCGGACAGACGCGCTCTGCTTCAGCTACGGGCGGCGGCGCTCGTTCGAGGCGCAGGCGAGCCGCCGGGTGGCGGACGCGCTGGGGCTGCGCTGGACGTTCGTCCCCTACGCCAACCGCGCCTGGCACCGGTGGTTTGCGAGTGCGGGCTTCCAGCAGTTCCGCCGCGCGGCGACCGGCCTCACCGCCATCGAGCACGAGCAGGATTGGCCCGCCGTCCTTGCTCTTCGCGAACGGGGCCTACCCGAGGACGCGGCATTCGTCCCCGGCCACTCGGGCGACTTCATCAGCGGCGCATTTTACGCGGCCTCCCCGGCCGACTTCGAGCGGGACCCGGTCGAGTGGCTGTGGCGGAGGTACTACGCTGAGTGGCCGTCGCAGGGGCTCGCGCCGCAGGTCGTCGCCGGGCTGCGCGACCGCATCGCCGAGCGCATCGAGGATGCGGCGAGTCCGCTGGAGGCCTTCTCGAAGTTTGGCTGGCAGGAGCGGCAGGCGAAGATGATCGTCAACAGCATCCGGGTCTACGAGCACCACGGGTTCGACTGGCGGCTCCCGCTCTGGCTGAGCGGCGACGTGCTCGACTTCTGGAGCCGCGTCCCGGTCGAGCTTCGGCGCGGGCGCGCGCTCTACCGCCGCGTCGTCCGGCGGCTCGTCGGCGACGCCGTCTACGACCTCCCGAGCACGCTCCGCCGTGAGCCGCCGCTGACCGGCAAGCTCCGCCGCCTCACCGACCGCGACGCCGGGCGCTACGGCATCTGGCTCGGCCCTCGTCCGCTCGCTGCTGCGCTTCGCACCCGCGTCGAGGACCTCGTCGCCGATCACACGCGTGCGCACCCGGTCGTCGGGCCGGTCGTCGACGCCGTCGTCCGGCCGCTCGCTCGGCGTCCGGTGCCGTGGGCGACGATCAACGGGCTCCTCGCGCTCAGCGAGCTAAACGACCTCACGCGGGAGGGCAGCACGTTATATCTCGGCCGGAGCGGTGTCTAA
- a CDS encoding NYN domain-containing protein — protein sequence MNHPQPQVRAAVLIDYQNLYYYLKNRLEGHNSPGEHILDMLDTLRERLSEDGVPVAVGRAYADFSGLDDHARHVQRALYLLGVDPRFVPSTMHRNTTDLQLCIDAIDFVEDRPDIRTVVLVSGDRDYVPLVQALGRRGRDVVMVSFREHLSARLFDNIEAGRFLDAETLMTEEARDLLQEDHHANGQPEMTTEFAEIVDLPFDVDIEALRVIEDYFGQYDEVYLTPLLRKLSEELGDIEDHDPKSLIGDLEECGACRLERRKGMPYDYTVLIVNSEHPAVREVQDEMRGGGDDFDDFESGDGADVEGEYEGDLATEEE from the coding sequence ATGAACCATCCTCAGCCTCAGGTCCGCGCCGCGGTCCTGATTGATTATCAGAACCTGTACTACTACCTCAAGAACCGGCTCGAAGGCCACAATTCGCCGGGCGAGCACATCCTCGACATGCTCGACACGCTCCGCGAGCGGCTCTCCGAGGACGGCGTGCCCGTGGCCGTGGGCCGCGCCTACGCCGACTTCTCGGGCCTCGACGACCACGCCCGGCACGTCCAGCGCGCGCTCTACCTCCTCGGCGTCGACCCGCGCTTCGTGCCCTCCACGATGCACCGCAACACGACCGACCTCCAGCTCTGCATCGACGCCATCGACTTCGTCGAGGACCGGCCCGACATCCGCACCGTCGTCCTCGTCTCCGGCGACCGCGACTACGTCCCGCTCGTGCAGGCCCTCGGCCGGCGCGGCCGCGACGTGGTGATGGTCTCGTTCCGCGAGCACCTCTCGGCCCGCCTCTTCGACAACATCGAGGCTGGACGCTTCCTGGACGCCGAGACGCTGATGACCGAGGAGGCCCGCGACCTCCTCCAGGAGGACCACCATGCCAACGGCCAGCCCGAGATGACGACCGAGTTCGCCGAGATCGTGGACCTGCCGTTCGACGTGGACATCGAGGCGCTCCGCGTGATCGAGGACTACTTCGGGCAGTACGACGAGGTCTACCTGACGCCGCTGCTCCGCAAGCTCTCCGAGGAGCTCGGCGACATCGAGGACCACGACCCGAAGTCGCTCATCGGCGACCTCGAGGAGTGCGGGGCCTGCCGCCTCGAGCGCCGCAAGGGGATGCCGTACGACTACACCGTGCTCATCGTCAACAGCGAGCACCCGGCCGTCCGCGAGGTCCAGGACGAGATGCGCGGCGGCGGCGACGACTTCGACGACTTCGAGAGCGGCGACGGGGCCGACGTCGAGGGCGAGTACGAGGGCGACCTCGCCACCGAGGAGGAATAA
- a CDS encoding oligosaccharide flippase family protein, which translates to MNRLVRLLPESLRALARGTLAGPVLTLVSGTVAAQALAYLARPLLTRLFTPEAFGLLGFYLAAVAVLSTAATGKYEDAIPLPASERDAAGVWTLALGLSLVVSLASLAVIPLREPVAALLGRPEVAMALWFVPVGVWAAAWGRASEVWLTRTDRFGSVSGARVAQNAVMVPAQIGAGLTGGAATGLVGGHLAGRLVGTAVLTGVALRKVRPALADLRRLARLYRRFPLFSMPSGFLNTLSMQLPAFLLLAFFAPDVLGLYVLAYGTLAVPMQLVGGAVGQVFFVRAAEARREGALGALTQTVFARLSAFGLFPLAAMLLAAPSAFAVVFGDAWREAGVFAQLLAPWLYFSFVSAPLSALFDVLEQQPSELAFNVALVIARAAALVLGGQSGSALVAVGLFGAVSAAGWLVHTVWMLRWGQADVREAVRAVGRHALVAAGPLALVGAAVWGLGSDLAVTGVLIAAAVLWLGLAARFTPLWPSAEASP; encoded by the coding sequence GTGAACCGACTCGTCCGCCTCCTTCCCGAGTCGCTGCGCGCGCTCGCGCGCGGGACGCTCGCCGGACCAGTGCTGACGCTCGTCTCTGGGACGGTCGCGGCGCAGGCACTGGCCTACCTCGCCCGCCCACTCCTGACCCGCCTCTTCACGCCCGAGGCGTTCGGCCTGCTCGGCTTCTACCTCGCCGCCGTCGCCGTGCTCTCGACAGCGGCGACGGGGAAGTACGAGGACGCGATCCCGCTCCCGGCCTCGGAGCGCGACGCGGCGGGCGTGTGGACGCTCGCGCTCGGGCTCAGCCTCGTCGTGTCGCTGGCGAGCCTGGCGGTCATCCCGCTGCGCGAGCCGGTGGCGGCGCTGCTCGGCCGCCCGGAGGTGGCGATGGCGCTGTGGTTCGTCCCGGTGGGCGTGTGGGCAGCGGCGTGGGGCCGGGCCAGCGAGGTCTGGCTGACGCGGACGGACCGCTTCGGCTCGGTGTCCGGCGCCCGCGTTGCGCAGAACGCGGTGATGGTGCCGGCGCAGATCGGAGCTGGACTGACGGGCGGGGCGGCGACAGGCCTCGTCGGCGGTCACCTCGCCGGGCGGCTCGTGGGGACGGCGGTGCTGACCGGCGTCGCGCTGCGCAAGGTGCGGCCCGCTCTAGCCGACCTCCGGCGGCTCGCGCGTCTGTACCGGCGGTTTCCGCTGTTCTCGATGCCGTCGGGGTTCCTGAACACGCTCTCGATGCAGCTCCCGGCGTTCCTGCTGCTCGCGTTCTTCGCGCCGGACGTGCTCGGGCTCTACGTCCTCGCCTACGGCACGCTCGCCGTCCCGATGCAACTCGTCGGCGGGGCCGTCGGACAGGTTTTCTTCGTCCGGGCCGCCGAGGCGCGGCGCGAGGGTGCGCTCGGTGCGCTCACGCAGACGGTCTTCGCCCGGCTGAGCGCGTTCGGGTTGTTTCCGCTCGCGGCGATGCTCCTGGCGGCTCCGTCGGCGTTTGCCGTCGTCTTCGGGGACGCGTGGCGCGAGGCGGGGGTCTTCGCCCAACTGCTTGCGCCGTGGCTCTACTTTTCGTTCGTCAGCGCGCCGCTCTCGGCCCTCTTCGACGTGCTGGAGCAGCAGCCGTCGGAGCTTGCCTTCAACGTCGCCCTCGTCATCGCCCGAGCCGCCGCGCTCGTGCTCGGCGGGCAGAGCGGGAGCGCCCTCGTCGCGGTCGGATTGTTCGGGGCCGTGAGCGCCGCCGGCTGGCTCGTCCACACGGTGTGGATGCTGCGGTGGGGCCAGGCCGACGTGCGGGAGGCAGTCCGCGCCGTCGGGCGCCATGCGCTCGTGGCGGCCGGTCCGCTTGCGCTCGTCGGAGCGGCCGTGTGGGGGCTCGGCAGCGACCTCGCCGTGACCGGCGTGTTGATCGCCGCCGCCGTCCTGTGGCTCGGCCTCGCGGCGCGCTTCACCCCGCTGTGGCCGAGCGCGGAGGCTTCGCCATGA
- a CDS encoding four helix bundle protein, whose product MTIDRVEQLRIYQRAFEAAMDVFEWSKQWPREERYALTDQARRSSRAVCANLSEAWAKRRYPKHFVSKLSDAHGEAEETLTWLRFAHGCGYLLSDAAEKLISRYRQIIAGLVRMMASPESWCLPDPVRHQS is encoded by the coding sequence ATGACTATTGATCGAGTGGAGCAGTTGCGTATCTATCAACGCGCCTTTGAGGCAGCGATGGACGTGTTCGAGTGGTCGAAGCAATGGCCGCGAGAAGAGCGGTACGCGCTCACAGATCAGGCTCGTCGCTCGTCGCGGGCGGTCTGCGCGAATCTCTCCGAGGCGTGGGCGAAGCGGCGCTACCCGAAGCACTTCGTCAGCAAACTGAGCGATGCTCACGGCGAGGCCGAGGAAACCCTGACGTGGCTCCGCTTCGCCCACGGATGTGGCTATCTGCTCTCCGACGCTGCCGAAAAGCTCATCTCACGCTACCGGCAGATCATCGCCGGTCTCGTCCGCATGATGGCCTCACCCGAATCGTGGTGCCTCCCGGATCCAGTGCGCCATCAGTCATAG